From Anopheles coluzzii chromosome 3, AcolN3, whole genome shotgun sequence, the proteins below share one genomic window:
- the LOC120954658 gene encoding proteasome subunit alpha type-1 codes for MFRNQYDSDVTVWSPQGRLHQVEYAMEAVKLGSATVGLKNKDFAVLIALKRASSELSSYQKKIISIDDHLGLSFAGITADARILSRYLRQECLNYKYAYDAFYPVGRLISNLGNKMQVCTQRYDRRPYGVGLLVIGYDDQGPHIYQTCPSANFFDCKAMSIGSRSQSARTYLEKHLATFPDCTKDELIRHGVQALQDTLPNEVELNNKNISIAIVGKGENFHVLEEQENDKYLSNIVRRGGAAPEAAGGSQPPRDDGDDQPPNVPDPIPVVAMET; via the exons atg TTCCGCAACCAATACGATAGCGATGTGACGGTCTGGAGTCCACAGGGCCGTTTGCACCAGGTGGAGTATGCGATGGAAGCCGTAAAGCTTGGCTCAGCGACGGTGGGATTGAAAAATAAGGATTTTGCGGTGCTAATTGCACTGAAACGTGCATCGTCCGAGCTTTCGTCGTACCAgaagaaaatcatttccatCGATGATCATCTCGGCCTTTCGTTCGCCGGTATCACGGCCGACGCTCGAATCCTTAGTCGCTATCTGCGCCAAGAGTGTCTGAATTACAAGTACGCTTATGATGCGTTCTATCCGGTAGGACGCCTTATTAGCAATCTTGGCAACAAGATGCAAGTCTGCACCCAACGTTATGACCGTCGTCCGTATGGCGTAGGGCTGCTGGTCATCGGCTACGACGACCAGGGACCGCATATCTACCAAACTTGCCCAAGTGCTAATTTCTTCGACTGTAAAGCAATGTCGATTGGATCGCGTTCCCAAAGCGCCCGTACGTATCTCGAGAAGCATCTGGCAACGTTCCCGGATTGCACCAAGGACGAGCTGATTCGTCATGGCGTACAAGCGCTTCAAGACACGCTGCCCAACGAGGTGGAGTTGAACAACAAGAACATTTCGATTGCGATCGTGGGCAAGGGCGAAAATTTCCACGTTCTAGAGGAGCAGGAAAATGACAAATACTTGAGCAACATTGTTCGCCGTGGCGGAGCCGCGCCGGAAGCTGCTGGCGGAAGTCAGCCACCCCGTGACGATGGTGACGATCAGCCCCCAAACGTACCGGATCCAATTCCAGTAGTGGCGATGGAAACGTAA
- the LOC120958720 gene encoding golgin subfamily A member 6-like protein 6 yields MHDLLQFIDSIKTSVVKKCSVWISLPTTKSMRRPFKMRSLTLLAFVGCLCVSLVLADDSVAIRQKRSPAPFFFNKGHDHHEPKCVWEKKLAWKEDWKKVWESKKVEVWKSEWKKQQIPVWKVVEVPIWREVKVPDWKIIKKPYWKETEIPAWKEVQVPDWKKVNKPIWREVQVPVWKEVQVPEWKQIWVPDTVKVGIPGEKYLGKDEHGWEYTSHDLWKKKMVWKPLWKKVWKTVKKEEWKTEKKLEWKEEWVQVWRTEKKQIWVKKKEELWKEEKVEIWRIEKKQEWATEKKLEWKEDWKEIKVPAWKEIQVPAWKKVWKPVWEKACVPVSHGWH; encoded by the exons ATGCACGATCTTCTTCAATTTATCGACAGTATCAAGACCAGCGTGGTCAAGAAGTGTAGTGTGTGGATTAGTTTGCCAACCACCAAATCCATGCGTCGACCATTCAAGATGAGGTCGTTAACGCTGCTG GCCTTCGTGGGCTGTCTCTGTGTGTCTTTGGTTCTAGCGGACGACTCTGTTGCGATTCGACAAAAACGAAGTCCTGCTCCGTTCTTCTTCAACAAGGGTCACGACCACCATGAACCAAAGTGCGTTTGGGAGAAGAAGCTGGCCTGGAAGGAGGATTGGAAGAAGGTCTGGGAGTCGAAAAAGGTCGAAGTATGGAAGTCCGAGTGGAAAAAGCAGCAGATCCCGGTCTGGAAGGTGGTGGAAGTTCCGATCTGGCGCGAAGTGAAGGTGCCAGACTGGAAGATCATCAAGAAACCCTACTGGAAGGAAACTGAAATACCAGCCTGGAAGGAGGTGCAAGTACCGGACTGGAAAAAGGTCAACAAGCCCATTTGGCGTGAGGTACAGGTCCCGGTCTGGAAGGAAGTTCAGGTGCCGGAATGGAAACAGATTTGGGTTCCGGATACGGTCAAGGTCGGCATTCCTGGCGAAAAGTACCTAGGCAAGGACGAACACGGTTGGGAGTACACGAGCCATGATCTgtggaagaagaagatggtCTGGAAGCCCCTGTGGAAGAAAGTCTGGAAGACGGTAAAGAAAGAGGAGTGGAAAACGGAGAAGAAGCTAGAATGGAAGGAAGAGTGGGTGCAGGTGTGGCGTACCGAGAAGAAGCAGATCTGggtgaagaagaaggaggaacTGTGGAAGGAAGAGAAGGTCGAGATCTGGCGCATCGAAAAGAAACAGGAGTGGGCGACCGAGAAGAAGCTCGAGTGGAAGGAAGATTGGAAAGAGATCAAGGTCCCAGCCTGGAAGGAGATCCAGGTGCCTGCCTGGAAGAAGGTGTGGAAACCGGTCTGGGAAAAGGCCTGTGTACCAGTCAGCCACGGATGGCATTAG